A stretch of Campylobacter volucris DNA encodes these proteins:
- the ccoG gene encoding cytochrome c oxidase accessory protein CcoG yields the protein MSGCVTNFTKKRYIAYITSMIIFILLPFVKINGNHFFLLSFDHKKLNLFFIAFDTQELYLMPFLIIGMFLTILFITTLAGRIWCAWTCPQTIARVIYRDLLQTKIFKIYKSIENKQKPSQGFFVRKFLSIVIFYILSLIMMSAFLWYFVPPEDFFIYIQNPKDHLLLLGILFCASLAFTFDIVYLGEKFCVYICPYARIQSVMFDNNTIQVIYDEKRGGVIYDGHTKLHKKPPQGECIGCEACVKICPTHIDIRQGMQLECINCLECADACSKVQAKFDRPSLINWTSAKAIQDNTKVKYLRFRTIGYLVVLCIVFTALAIMGSKKEHMLLNINRSSQLYNIHKTSKNEIEITNAYIFLFQNTDNKPHEYYFDVNLKDIQDGLEIIRPKKPFKLDAGQKSKQIVVLKAKKKLADNDRKDTVIPLIIKAYALDDEKIVVTRESNFVYPKNSLLNHSE from the coding sequence ATGAGTGGCTGTGTTACCAATTTTACTAAAAAAAGATATATAGCTTATATCACATCTATGATCATTTTTATATTATTACCTTTTGTTAAAATCAATGGAAATCATTTTTTTCTATTAAGCTTTGACCATAAAAAATTAAATTTATTTTTTATTGCTTTTGATACACAAGAATTATACTTAATGCCTTTTTTAATTATAGGGATGTTCTTAACCATACTTTTTATCACGACATTAGCAGGAAGAATTTGGTGCGCATGGACCTGTCCGCAAACCATTGCTAGAGTCATTTATAGAGATCTTTTGCAAACTAAAATTTTTAAAATTTATAAAAGCATTGAAAACAAACAAAAACCTTCTCAAGGTTTTTTTGTAAGAAAATTTTTAAGTATTGTGATTTTTTATATTTTATCTTTAATTATGATGAGTGCTTTTTTATGGTATTTTGTTCCACCTGAAGATTTTTTTATCTATATACAAAATCCTAAAGATCATCTTTTGCTTTTAGGAATTTTATTTTGTGCTTCTTTGGCTTTTACCTTTGATATAGTTTATTTGGGTGAAAAATTTTGCGTTTATATATGCCCTTATGCAAGAATACAATCTGTTATGTTTGATAACAATACCATACAAGTAATTTATGATGAAAAAAGAGGTGGGGTTATTTACGATGGACATACTAAACTTCACAAAAAACCCCCTCAAGGCGAATGCATAGGATGTGAAGCCTGTGTAAAAATTTGCCCAACACATATAGATATACGCCAAGGAATGCAGCTTGAGTGCATTAATTGTCTTGAATGTGCTGATGCTTGCTCTAAAGTTCAAGCTAAATTTGATCGCCCAAGTTTGATTAATTGGACAAGTGCAAAAGCTATCCAAGATAATACAAAAGTTAAATACCTTAGATTTAGAACTATTGGGTATTTAGTGGTTTTATGTATAGTTTTTACAGCTTTAGCAATTATGGGAAGTAAAAAAGAACATATGCTTTTAAACATCAATCGATCAAGCCAATTATATAACATCCATAAAACTTCAAAAAATGAAATCGAAATTACAAATGCTTATATTTTCTTATTTCAAAATACAGATAACAAGCCACACGAATATTATTTTGATGTAAATTTAAAAGATATACAAGATGGCTTAGAAATTATTAGACCTAAAAAGCCATTTAAGCTTGATGCGGGTCAAAAAAGCAAACAAATAGTAGTCTTAAAAGCAAAGAAAAAATTAGCAGATAATGATAGAAAAGATACTGTTATACCTTTGATAATAAAAGCATATGCCTTAGACGATGAAAAAATTGTTGTTACAAGAGAAAGTAATTTTGTATATCCAAAAAATTCTCTTTTAAATCATAGTGAGTAA
- a CDS encoding D-2-hydroxyacid dehydrogenase encodes MKIVCLDAATLGGADLSLFKNFGEFEVYDLTPKEEVITRIKDAQVVMINKVIIDKEVIDNTNLKLILQLGTGVNNIDVAYANSKNIIVKNAAGYSTKSVLSHTFALMFAFLNQIPYYDRWSKEGKWCQSPIFTDFSRNLHTLTGKRHGIIGLGAIGKEVAKVSQIFGANVCYYSTSGVNFNDEYKQVSLDELLTTCDVISIHSPLNEKTKNLLSKKELDKLKQGAILINVGRGGIINEDDLAWAIDEKNIKVGLDVLEVEPMIANHPLLKIKNKENLIITPHVAWASVESIQNLVQIVYENLKEYVENGK; translated from the coding sequence ATGAAAATAGTATGCTTAGATGCTGCCACTTTGGGCGGTGCTGATTTATCTCTTTTTAAAAATTTTGGCGAATTTGAAGTTTATGATTTAACCCCTAAAGAAGAAGTTATAACAAGAATCAAAGACGCACAAGTGGTGATGATAAATAAAGTCATCATTGATAAAGAAGTTATAGATAATACTAATTTAAAATTAATCTTGCAGCTTGGCACTGGGGTTAATAATATCGATGTAGCTTATGCTAATTCAAAAAATATCATAGTAAAAAATGCCGCTGGGTATTCTACAAAAAGTGTTTTAAGCCATACTTTTGCACTAATGTTTGCTTTTTTAAATCAAATTCCTTATTATGATAGATGGAGCAAAGAAGGAAAATGGTGCCAAAGTCCTATTTTTACTGATTTTAGTAGAAATTTACACACATTAACAGGAAAAAGACATGGCATTATAGGTCTTGGCGCTATAGGTAAAGAAGTGGCAAAAGTATCGCAAATATTTGGTGCTAATGTGTGTTATTACTCTACTTCTGGAGTAAATTTTAATGATGAGTATAAGCAAGTTAGTTTAGATGAATTATTAACAACTTGTGATGTAATTAGCATACACTCTCCTTTAAATGAAAAGACAAAAAATTTACTTAGTAAAAAAGAACTAGATAAGTTAAAGCAAGGTGCAATTTTGATTAATGTTGGTAGAGGTGGCATTATAAATGAAGATGATTTAGCTTGGGCTATTGATGAAAAAAATATAAAAGTAGGACTTGATGTGTTAGAAGTTGAACCTATGATTGCTAATCATCCATTGCTTAAAATCAAAAACAAAGAAAATTTAATCATCACCCCGCATGTTGCATGGGCTAGCGTAGAATCGATACAAAATTTAGTCCAAATAGTTTATGAAAATCTTAAGGAGTATGTAGAAAATGGCAAATGA
- a CDS encoding methyl-accepting chemotaxis protein — MKGNDTIGVCNNVKNFYGTSYSICSSASLDTILKEANRGLVGQIIIVIILVLISTMFLYFLMSYYLSPLQKIQSGLNSFFDFINHKTKDSNLIDVKTNDEFGKMASAINENITKTKNALEQDAKAVEQSVETAKEIEHGNLTARITAIPASPQLVELKNVLNNMLNVLQAKVGSNMNEINRVFDSYKALDFTTEVKDAKGEVEITTNVLGQEIIQMLRQSSEFANLLATESGKLQSAVKDLTDSSSSQASSLEETAAALEEITSSMQNVSSKTSEVIAQSEEIKNVTSIIGDIADQINLLALNAAIEAARAGEHGRGFAVVADEVRNLAERTQKSLGEIEANTNILVQSINEMGESIKEQTTGITQINDAVAQIDHVTQENLKIAKDSAAISENVNQIANDILEDARKKKF, encoded by the coding sequence ATGAAAGGCAATGATACTATTGGTGTTTGTAATAATGTTAAAAATTTCTACGGAACATCTTATTCTATTTGTTCATCAGCGAGTTTAGACACGATTTTAAAAGAAGCCAATAGAGGATTAGTTGGACAAATAATAATTGTAATAATTTTAGTTTTAATTTCAACAATGTTTTTATACTTTTTAATGTCATATTACCTCTCCCCACTCCAAAAAATCCAATCAGGTCTTAACTCATTCTTTGACTTTATCAATCATAAAACCAAAGATTCTAATCTAATAGATGTTAAAACCAATGACGAATTTGGAAAAATGGCAAGTGCTATCAACGAAAACATCACTAAAACTAAAAATGCTTTAGAACAAGATGCTAAAGCAGTAGAACAATCTGTTGAAACAGCTAAAGAAATAGAACATGGTAATCTAACAGCAAGAATTACAGCAATTCCTGCTAGTCCTCAATTAGTAGAATTAAAAAATGTATTAAACAATATGCTTAATGTATTACAAGCTAAAGTTGGTTCTAATATGAATGAAATTAATCGTGTATTTGATAGCTATAAAGCATTAGACTTTACTACAGAAGTAAAAGATGCTAAAGGTGAAGTAGAAATTACTACTAATGTATTAGGACAAGAAATCATACAAATGTTAAGACAATCTTCTGAATTTGCTAATTTACTTGCTACTGAAAGTGGTAAATTACAAAGTGCAGTAAAAGACTTAACTGATTCTTCATCTTCTCAAGCTTCTTCTTTAGAAGAAACAGCTGCTGCTTTAGAAGAGATTACTTCTTCTATGCAAAATGTTTCTTCTAAAACTAGTGAAGTAATTGCTCAAAGTGAAGAGATTAAAAATGTTACTTCTATTATTGGAGATATTGCTGATCAAATCAATCTATTAGCATTAAATGCTGCAATTGAAGCAGCACGTGCTGGAGAACATGGTCGTGGATTTGCTGTTGTTGCTGATGAAGTTAGAAACCTAGCTGAAAGAACTCAAAAGTCTTTAGGTGAAATAGAAGCTAATACTAATATCTTAGTTCAATCTATTAATGAAATGGGTGAAAGTATTAAAGAACAAACTACAGGTATTACTCAAATTAATGATGCTGTAGCTCAAATTGATCATGTAACTCAAGAAAATCTTAAAATAGCTAAAGATAGTGCTGCAATATCTGAAAATGTTAATCAAATTGCTAATGATATCTTAGAAGATGCTAGGAAAAAGAAGTTTTAA
- a CDS encoding methyl-accepting chemotaxis protein, with protein MQNVSSKTSEVIAQSEEIKNVTSIIGDIADQINLLALNAAIEAARAGEHGRGFAVVADEVRNLAERTQKSLGEIEANTNILVQSINEMGESIKEQTTGITQINDAVAQIDHVTQENLKIAKDSAAISENVNQIANDILEDARKKKF; from the coding sequence ATGCAAAATGTTTCTTCTAAAACTAGTGAAGTAATTGCTCAAAGTGAAGAGATTAAAAATGTTACTTCTATTATTGGAGATATTGCTGATCAAATCAATCTATTAGCATTAAATGCTGCAATTGAAGCAGCACGTGCTGGAGAACATGGTCGTGGATTTGCTGTTGTTGCTGATGAAGTTAGAAACCTAGCTGAAAGAACTCAAAAGTCTTTAGGTGAAATAGAAGCTAATACTAATATCTTAGTTCAATCTATTAATGAAATGGGTGAAAGTATTAAAGAACAAACTACAGGTATTACTCAAATTAATGATGCTGTAGCTCAAATTGATCATGTAACTCAAGAAAATCTTAAAATAGCTAAAGATAGTGCTGCAATATCTGAAAATGTTAATCAAATTGCTAATGATATCTTAGAAGATGCTAGGAAAAAGAAGTTTTAA
- a CDS encoding ATP-binding protein, with the protein MKDLKLFLKNTTKSNIYKNLQCNEDEILILKQMCKSYLQANTSINAYSLLSEIFKTEDYQYLDHLQNLKNLIEKGFIVQIFSDFKTSKNSNSLLNLLQSDLSLSEVFLQVLENKQIDFLQEEGYEDHMAYLKDEFFKIDLYQRLRFFANSKEQLKIKEDIKKFENCIKKRLKKSNITNVLMDIFKEYSLNDKERLIFVSLLKEEYLLNTENSYSRDYNFLLHLISNDTNEKKQNKFLLDEDCKLISSNLIEFDEFVNSLGDISKTFYLSDDILQRIINHKEPKKNKKIKLQNLVKNQDIFELIEPNINIDDVIMPQSTKNLLENILKQQDKKVLQRLNNWGIKSNKNIEAKIIFYGPAGTGKTMSALSIAKAMKKAILSFDCSKILSKYVGESEQNVRKIFDTYKELCQTSKQSPILLLNEADQFLSTRIESSGGADKMHNQMQNIFLEQIERFSGVMIATTNFLESLDVAFSRRFDYKIEFKKPDFSQRLMIWKKSLPKNAKFDEEFDEELLANYELSGAQIVMVIKNTALKAAVCKDGIFKMSYFLETIQKELESSFDKNKIVGFKN; encoded by the coding sequence ATGAAAGATTTAAAACTTTTTTTAAAAAATACCACTAAAAGTAATATATATAAAAATCTACAATGTAACGAAGATGAAATTTTAATCTTAAAGCAAATGTGTAAAAGTTATTTACAAGCTAATACTAGTATCAATGCTTATAGTTTATTGAGTGAAATTTTTAAGACAGAAGATTATCAATATCTTGATCATCTTCAAAATTTAAAAAATCTTATTGAAAAAGGCTTTATAGTTCAAATTTTTTCTGATTTTAAAACTAGTAAAAATTCTAATTCGCTTTTGAATTTGCTTCAAAGTGATTTGAGTTTGAGTGAAGTTTTTTTGCAAGTTTTAGAAAATAAGCAAATAGACTTTTTACAAGAAGAAGGTTATGAAGATCATATGGCTTATTTAAAAGATGAATTTTTTAAAATAGATTTATATCAAAGATTGAGATTTTTTGCTAATAGCAAGGAACAATTAAAAATCAAAGAAGATATTAAAAAATTTGAAAATTGTATTAAAAAAAGACTTAAAAAAAGTAATATCACCAATGTTTTAATGGATATTTTTAAAGAATATTCTTTGAATGACAAAGAACGCTTGATATTTGTGAGTTTATTAAAAGAAGAATATTTATTAAATACCGAAAATTCTTATAGTAGAGATTATAATTTTTTACTCCATTTAATTAGCAATGATACCAACGAAAAAAAACAAAACAAATTTTTACTAGATGAAGATTGCAAGCTTATTAGCTCTAATCTTATAGAATTTGATGAATTTGTAAATTCTTTAGGGGATATTTCTAAGACTTTTTATTTAAGTGATGATATTTTGCAAAGAATTATAAATCACAAAGAACCAAAGAAAAATAAAAAAATAAAACTGCAAAATTTAGTGAAAAATCAAGATATTTTTGAATTAATCGAACCAAATATAAATATCGATGATGTTATCATGCCACAAAGTACAAAAAATTTATTAGAAAATATCTTAAAACAGCAAGATAAAAAAGTCCTTCAAAGACTAAATAATTGGGGTATTAAAAGCAATAAAAATATAGAAGCAAAGATTATTTTTTATGGACCAGCTGGCACTGGCAAGACTATGAGTGCTTTGAGTATAGCTAAGGCTATGAAAAAGGCTATTTTAAGTTTTGATTGCTCTAAAATTTTAAGTAAATATGTCGGAGAGAGCGAGCAAAATGTAAGAAAAATTTTTGATACTTATAAAGAGCTTTGTCAAACAAGCAAACAAAGTCCAATTTTGCTTTTAAATGAAGCAGATCAGTTTTTAAGTACTAGAATTGAAAGTAGCGGTGGTGCTGATAAAATGCACAATCAAATGCAAAATATTTTTTTAGAACAAATTGAACGCTTTAGTGGAGTGATGATTGCAACAACGAATTTTTTAGAAAGTTTAGATGTGGCATTTTCAAGACGCTTTGATTATAAAATAGAATTTAAAAAACCTGATTTTTCACAACGCTTAATGATATGGAAAAAATCTTTGCCAAAAAATGCCAAATTTGATGAAGAATTTGATGAAGAATTGCTGGCAAATTATGAACTTAGCGGAGCGCAAATTGTAATGGTGATTAAAAATACTGCCTTAAAAGCTGCTGTGTGTAAAGATGGAATTTTTAAAATGAGTTATTTTTTAGAAACTATACAAAAAGAATTAGAATCATCTTTTGATAAAAATAAAATTGTTGGTTTTAAAAATTAA
- the rpsU gene encoding 30S ribosomal protein S21, with protein MPGIKVHPNESFDEAYRKFKKQVDRNLVVTEVRARRFFEPMTEIRKKQKISARKKMLKRLYMLRRYESRL; from the coding sequence GTGCCAGGAATTAAGGTACATCCTAACGAGTCTTTTGATGAAGCGTATAGAAAATTCAAAAAACAAGTAGATAGAAATTTAGTTGTTACTGAAGTTCGTGCTAGAAGATTTTTTGAGCCTATGACTGAAATTCGCAAAAAACAAAAAATTTCAGCTCGTAAAAAAATGCTTAAAAGACTTTATATGCTTAGACGCTACGAGTCAAGACTCTAA
- a CDS encoding YajQ family cyclic di-GMP-binding protein, whose amino-acid sequence MANEHSFDISGEIDKQELKNALEQAKKELDNRYDLKGIKSEIELNEKESVYKLICSSESKLDVLKDILISKLIKRGINPNGIKELSKESGANFRLNLKVNDAIDADSAKKINKAIKDSKLKVTSSIRGDEIRVVGKQIDDLQSVMKIVKDLNLELNLSFKNLK is encoded by the coding sequence ATGGCAAATGAACATAGTTTTGATATAAGCGGTGAGATCGATAAACAAGAATTAAAAAATGCACTTGAGCAGGCCAAAAAAGAACTTGATAATAGATATGATTTAAAAGGCATAAAAAGCGAAATCGAGTTAAATGAAAAAGAAAGTGTTTATAAGCTTATTTGTTCTAGTGAATCCAAGCTTGATGTTTTAAAAGATATACTTATTTCTAAGCTTATTAAAAGAGGGATTAATCCAAATGGTATAAAAGAATTAAGCAAAGAAAGTGGTGCTAATTTTAGATTAAATTTAAAAGTAAATGATGCAATTGATGCAGATAGTGCTAAAAAAATCAATAAAGCTATAAAAGATAGTAAATTAAAAGTGACTTCTAGCATAAGAGGTGATGAGATAAGAGTCGTTGGAAAGCAAATTGATGATTTGCAAAGTGTTATGAAGATAGTAAAAGATTTAAATTTAGAACTTAATCTAAGTTTTAAAAATCTTAAATAA
- a CDS encoding glutathionylspermidine synthase family protein, with protein sequence MKFLKVNPLEKSYLEQMGFSWHTDNDGSDYLDSNLICVSENEANAYYEAVNELYDMYVAAAQEVIDNNRFDELGIPFNLIEAIKMSWENDVHWHLYGRFDLAGGLDGKPIKLIEFNADTPTSLFESAILQWALLKQNNLDESLQFNNIYEALKDNFKRLITLDENVSDFEKYYDGWKILFSSIAGSDEDAITTKFLAHIAKEAGFESEFSYIDEVEFSPDGVFKNDINFEYLFKLIPWENIAIEEGELAMLLTQIMQNQKAIILNPAYTLLFQSKGIMKILWELYPNHPLLLETSDEPLAGKKCVKKPVFGREGANVSIIEANGDVSFQTNGDYHNNRFVYQEFAEFNQNENDYYQAGVFFAYEGCGLGFRKGGLVLDNYSKFVGHVIEQ encoded by the coding sequence ATGAAATTTTTAAAAGTAAATCCTTTGGAAAAATCTTATTTAGAACAAATGGGTTTTTCATGGCATACGGATAATGATGGAAGTGATTATTTAGATTCTAATTTAATTTGCGTTAGTGAAAATGAAGCCAATGCTTATTATGAAGCTGTTAATGAGCTTTATGATATGTATGTAGCAGCAGCACAAGAAGTTATAGATAATAATCGTTTTGATGAGCTTGGAATTCCATTTAATTTGATTGAAGCTATTAAAATGAGTTGGGAAAATGATGTGCATTGGCATTTATATGGAAGATTTGATTTAGCAGGTGGACTTGATGGAAAACCTATTAAGTTGATAGAATTTAATGCTGATACTCCTACTTCTTTATTTGAAAGTGCTATTTTGCAATGGGCTTTGTTAAAACAAAACAACTTAGATGAAAGTTTGCAATTTAATAATATTTATGAAGCTTTAAAAGATAATTTTAAAAGATTAATTACCTTAGACGAAAATGTTAGTGATTTTGAAAAATATTATGATGGATGGAAAATTCTTTTTTCATCTATAGCAGGAAGTGATGAGGATGCAATTACGACTAAATTTTTAGCTCATATAGCTAAAGAAGCTGGTTTTGAGAGTGAGTTTTCGTATATTGATGAGGTAGAATTTTCCCCAGATGGAGTTTTTAAAAATGACATTAATTTTGAATATTTATTTAAACTTATCCCTTGGGAAAATATAGCCATAGAAGAGGGTGAGCTTGCTATGCTTTTAACTCAAATTATGCAAAATCAAAAAGCCATCATTTTAAACCCTGCTTATACTTTGCTTTTTCAAAGCAAAGGTATTATGAAAATTTTATGGGAGCTTTATCCAAATCATCCTTTATTGCTTGAAACAAGCGATGAACCTTTAGCGGGTAAAAAATGTGTTAAAAAGCCTGTTTTTGGTAGAGAAGGGGCTAATGTGTCTATTATAGAAGCTAATGGTGATGTGAGTTTTCAAACAAATGGAGATTACCATAATAATCGTTTTGTTTATCAAGAATTTGCCGAGTTTAATCAAAATGAAAATGATTATTATCAAGCTGGAGTATTTTTTGCGTATGAAGGCTGTGGCTTGGGCTTTAGAAAAGGTGGCTTAGTGCTTGATAATTATTCTAAATTTGTAGGGCATGTGATAGAACAATGA
- a CDS encoding methyl-accepting chemotaxis protein, with protein MQNVSSKTSEVIAQSEEIKNVTSIIGDIADQINLLALNAAIEAARAGEHGRGFAVVADEVRNLAERTQKSLGEIEANTNILVQSINEMGESIKEQTTGITQINDAVAQIDHVTQENLKIAKDSAAISENVNQIANDILEDARKKKF; from the coding sequence ATGCAAAATGTTTCTTCTAAAACTAGTGAAGTAATTGCTCAAAGTGAAGAGATTAAAAATGTTACTTCTATTATTGGAGATATTGCTGATCAAATCAATCTATTAGCATTAAATGCTGCAATTGAAGCAGCACGTGCTGGAGAACATGGTCGTGGATTTGCTGTTGTTGCTGATGAAGTTAGAAACCTAGCTGAAAGAACTCAAAAGTCTTTAGGTGAAATAGAAGCTAATACTAATATCTTAGTTCAATCTATTAATGAAATGGGTGAAAGTATTAAAGAACAAACTACAGGTATTACTCAAATTAATGATGCTGTAGCTCAAATTGATCATGTAACTCAAGAAAATCTTAAAATAGCTAAAGATAGTGCTGCAATATCTGAAAATGTTAATCAAATTGCTAATGATATCTTAGAAGATGCTAGGAAGAAGAAGTTTTAG
- a CDS encoding UPF0323 family lipoprotein translates to MKHIKSILKLSMISGIAAISVGALSGCGGSNDTSANNALAQASNTQGAFVIIEETAPNQYKIKDQFPSDETRVVLKQLDGTERVLSKEEMDKLIQEEAAKIDNGTSNLTNPNNASMSSGGLSLGETLLASAAGAILGSWIGSKLFNNQNFANQQRGAFSNQSAYQRSVNSFNKAGATTNSGSGAKKSGFFGGGSKATSSTQNSFGS, encoded by the coding sequence ATGAAACATATAAAAAGTATATTAAAATTAAGTATGATTAGTGGCATAGCTGCTATTAGCGTAGGTGCTTTAAGTGGTTGCGGCGGCTCAAACGATACTAGTGCAAATAATGCTTTAGCTCAAGCTTCTAATACTCAAGGTGCTTTTGTCATTATAGAAGAAACCGCTCCAAATCAATATAAAATCAAAGATCAATTTCCAAGCGATGAAACTAGAGTTGTATTAAAACAGCTTGATGGTACTGAAAGAGTTTTAAGCAAAGAAGAAATGGATAAATTAATCCAAGAAGAAGCAGCAAAAATAGACAATGGAACTTCAAATTTAACCAATCCAAATAATGCTTCTATGAGTAGTGGTGGTTTATCTTTAGGAGAAACTTTACTTGCAAGTGCAGCTGGAGCTATTTTGGGTAGTTGGATAGGTTCAAAGCTTTTTAATAATCAAAATTTTGCAAACCAACAACGCGGAGCTTTTTCAAATCAAAGTGCATATCAAAGAAGTGTTAATAGTTTTAATAAAGCAGGTGCTACGACAAATTCAGGATCAGGTGCTAAAAAATCAGGTTTTTTTGGCGGTGGCTCAAAAGCTACTTCTTCAACTCAAAATTCATTTGGTTCTTGA
- a CDS encoding TetR/AcrR family transcriptional regulator, whose protein sequence is MDKKITSKSQARLDKIKQIAAESFLKNGYEATNLKDIIKEAGGSFSSVYQHYKNKEGLFEAILNDFTKNHFLKIFNETMNIKENENLEDFLHNFALAYLGIFNNTKTIAIVRLLYSEIYNEKIDFAKWLKGNNKAGIEFMLQQRFAKENKKLAKNAKFLSYTFCAMLRGSFFIQSTFENKVLMDKKEQKAHAKKIVKLFTQGLVSFN, encoded by the coding sequence ATGGATAAAAAAATAACAAGTAAATCTCAAGCAAGACTTGATAAGATCAAACAAATCGCAGCAGAATCGTTTTTAAAAAATGGCTATGAAGCAACCAACCTTAAAGATATCATCAAAGAAGCAGGAGGATCTTTTTCCTCTGTTTATCAACATTATAAAAACAAAGAGGGTTTGTTTGAAGCAATTTTAAATGATTTTACAAAAAACCATTTCTTAAAAATCTTTAACGAAACTATGAACATTAAAGAAAATGAAAACTTGGAAGATTTTTTGCATAATTTTGCTCTAGCTTATTTGGGAATTTTTAATAATACAAAAACCATTGCCATAGTAAGACTTTTATATTCTGAAATTTATAATGAAAAAATCGATTTTGCTAAATGGCTAAAAGGCAATAATAAAGCAGGTATAGAATTTATGCTACAACAAAGATTTGCAAAGGAAAACAAAAAGCTAGCAAAGAATGCAAAATTTTTAAGCTACACTTTTTGTGCAATGCTTAGAGGTTCTTTTTTTATACAAAGCACATTTGAAAACAAAGTTTTAATGGATAAAAAAGAACAAAAAGCACATGCGAAAAAAATTGTTAAACTTTTTACCCAAGGACTTGTTAGTTTTAATTAA
- a CDS encoding efflux RND transporter periplasmic adaptor subunit encodes MKTKIIASICALMILSACSKEQNNQAKQLPPQPVNIITMQSKDLPLKFSYPAKLSTDLDVMIKPKVSGEIKQKYFKSGQAVKKGDKLFLIEPDKYQANVNIAYGDALVARANFEDAKKNFERDSVLIEKNAISQKEFDASLAKFNSTKATLESARAKLSNARLDLKYTVVSAPFDGVLGDALVDVGDYVNTANTDLVRITNINPIFADFYISDVDKISMNKNIKNGNWQLEDVQVQASIGGEIYNGKLYFIDSVIDANSGGVKAKAIFDNNTSNLMPGSFANVSVGGFVQKNGFEIPQVALLQDDSSTFVYTLVDGKVAKTIVNVIYQTSDKVIINTGLKDGDKVIINNFKKIRPGSSVSVLENK; translated from the coding sequence ATGAAAACTAAAATTATCGCTTCTATATGTGCTTTAATGATTTTATCAGCTTGCTCTAAAGAACAAAATAATCAAGCAAAACAACTACCTCCTCAACCTGTAAATATCATAACAATGCAAAGTAAAGATTTGCCTTTGAAATTTTCTTACCCAGCAAAGTTGAGCACAGATTTAGATGTCATGATAAAACCTAAAGTAAGCGGTGAAATAAAACAAAAGTATTTTAAAAGTGGTCAGGCTGTAAAAAAAGGCGACAAATTGTTTTTAATTGAACCTGATAAATACCAAGCAAATGTAAATATAGCTTATGGCGATGCGTTAGTTGCAAGAGCAAATTTTGAAGATGCAAAGAAAAATTTTGAACGAGATAGTGTTTTGATAGAAAAAAATGCCATTTCTCAAAAAGAATTTGATGCGAGTTTGGCTAAATTTAATTCTACAAAAGCAACTTTAGAAAGTGCTAGAGCAAAACTTTCTAATGCGAGATTAGATTTAAAATACACAGTAGTTAGCGCTCCATTTGATGGTGTATTAGGCGATGCATTAGTGGATGTGGGTGATTATGTAAATACTGCAAATACTGATTTAGTACGCATTACAAACATTAATCCAATTTTTGCAGATTTTTATATCTCAGATGTAGATAAAATCAGTATGAATAAAAATATAAAAAATGGCAATTGGCAATTAGAAGATGTTCAAGTTCAAGCTAGTATTGGCGGTGAAATTTATAATGGAAAATTGTATTTTATAGATAGCGTTATAGATGCAAATAGCGGTGGAGTAAAAGCTAAAGCTATTTTTGATAATAATACTTCAAATTTAATGCCTGGATCATTTGCGAATGTAAGTGTTGGAGGATTTGTTCAAAAAAATGGTTTTGAAATTCCACAAGTTGCACTATTACAAGATGATAGCTCTACTTTTGTTTATACTTTAGTTGATGGAAAAGTTGCAAAAACCATTGTTAATGTTATTTATCAAACTTCAGATAAAGTGATTATCAACACAGGATTAAAAGATGGAGATAAAGTGATTATCAATAATTTTAAAAAAATAAGACCTGGTTCAAGTGTTAGCGTATTGGAGAATAAATAA